TAACAGATAAAGTAATTTGCAAAAATGTTCATGACACTAATTTTTCATGCATCATGATTGTAAAGGTCACTGGTTTTATGGAATACTAAGACGATATGTTATTAGTAGTATGAAACAGAAAATTCCGGCTGGCGTAAGACCCAAAGCAATTTTGTTTGATATGGACAATACCCTTTATGATTTTTCTGATGCAAAGTTAAAGGCCTGTACAGGCGTCACCGATCACATTGGGGCAGGAACGGGTGAAGAACTTTTAAGATACTTTTTATTCGGAAGTTACGGGTTCGAAGACCATGGAAATATAAAGCAGTTCATGAATGACAAAAATGTATGGGATGAAGATACATTCATGAGTGCGGTCTCTCTTTATGAATCATTGAAGCTTGAATCATTAATAGCATATCCGGGAGTTTATGAAACTCTCCCGGTCATTCAGGATGCAGGAATCAGTATGTCAATTGTAACTGATGCAGAGAGTTCACAGGCGAAAAAAAGGCTTGAAAAACTTGGACTTAGAAAATATTTCAGTGATATAATAACACCTGACGTTTCAGGAAAAAGAAAGCCTGAACCTGATACATTCCTAATGGCTCTTGATAAATTGTCTACAAAGCCATCTGATTCAATGGTTGTCGGAGACAGCCCGAGAAGAGAGATTGAGCCATGCAACAGACTTGGGATTACAACAATATATGCAGAATACGGCGACTGGCTTAAAATTCCCTCACCAAACACAATTCCTGATTATACAATCAAAAATTTCTCAGAGATTACCGGAATTTTAAAGCTTTAAACAATAAAATTTTAGAACAGTTAAAAAGATTGACTCTTCGCCATATTTCTGATCACCCTAATTTGGAATTGATTTGTCGCGATGTACACAATATCCCCGGGAACCGGAGGGGCTTAGCCCCCCTCCGGTGACCTATCGTAAGCGGGGTGGGTTTAAGGGAGGGGCCTGTCCCCTCCCTTGCTAATAATCGATTAGCTTTGATTGTCTTCCAGTCAAGGCCAGTAACCTAAGAAACTGATGAAATCTTCCATATCAATAATCTTAAAGCCCACAAATGAGAACATAGATGTGAATGCAGAAATGCATTCCCTCCATTTGTAATGTTTATTGGACATATCATCATATTTGGAGGTTATTCTCTAAGTTGTTTCTCTTTTTGGATAGTCCTAACTTTCAGAAAAATGGAGAAGAACCAAAAGATTATAACTGACAAATATTGCCTGAATAAAATAATAAAATAGTATAACAATTAAAATCAATTAAAACCAGAATTTTTATATCTTGTCCCTTATTGTCAAATTTTTTTTCTTAGGGTTTATTTATTTGTGATTCAATATTAAAAACCGCTTTCATTCTTTCAAAAAGTCTTTTTTCTGTGAAGGTAGATATACATTACAGGTGATCTCCACTTGAGTTTGAAAGACTGGTTAATTCCGCAGGATAAGCATTTTTTTGATTTGTTTGAACAGCAGGCCGAGGTTTTGAAACAGGCCGCTGATCATTTATATTGTATGATAGAAAATTTTGATGACATCAAAAATATGTGCCACAAAATGAAGACCTATGAGCATGCCGGAGACGATATTACTCATTCTTTATACCAGCTTTTAAACAAGAGTTTTATAACTCCAATCGAACCTGAAGAAATATCAAGGCTTGCAACAGGAATGGATGATGTAATTGATGCAATCGATGACACTTCCAGAAAGATGTTTTTCTACGACATTGGAACGACTGATAAATATATGCTTGAGTCCGCAAAACTCATTCGTCTTCAGGCAGAATCACTTGAACAGGCGGTTTTGGGGATACGCGACATGAAAAATCCCAAAAAAATATCTGATCACTGCATTGAGATAAACAGACTTGAAAACTTAGCCGACGATGTTTTGGCAGTTGCCTTACAGGATCTTTTTAAAACAAACGATGCAATAAGAATTGTAAAATTCAAGGACATTTATGAAACACTTGAATTTACTACCGACAGATGTGAAGATGTGGCAAACGTCCTTGGAGACATTGCAATTAAACATACCTGATATAAAATGGATATAATAGTAATACTCCTTGGAATAACGCTCGCATTGTTATTTAACTTTGTAAACGGTCTGAATGATGCGGCAAACTCAATCGCAACCGTTGTTGCGACAAAGGCCCTTTCACCATTCAAGGCAGTTTTAATGGCTTCTGTTTGCAATATGATAGGGCCTTTGTTGTTCTCAACGGCAATTGCAAAAACAATCGGCAAAGGAATTGTCGAATCCTCTTTTTTAACAACACATCTTATTCTTGCCGCAATGGTCGGCGCTGTTCTCTGGGTTTTTCTGGCTTCATATTTTGGTGTACCGGTATCAAGCAGTCATGCACTTGTCGGAGGACTTGTTGGTGCAGGAATAGTTATGGGAGGAATGGGATCTATTATCTGGCCTGATTTATCTTCGGTATTTCTTCTCTTCATATATGCAGTCGCAGGCGGATTGGCGCTTGCCGCAATATTTATTGTCATAGGCAGGCATCACGGTGAAGAGTGGGGAAAATATTTTGCTATTTCTTTTCTTGCCGGCTTTTCACTGACAGTTCCACTTCTTATAATCTCAGGCGCTGTTAAGGTTTCAGGAATTTTTGCTGTTGTTGTATTCATTGTTGTATCACCAATGCTTGGAATGATATCTGCATTTTTGCTCGGAGTCGCTATTATGTGGATATTCAGGAAAAAATCCCCTAAAAAGATTGAACGGGGATTTCGTCCGTTTCAGATATTAACAGGCGGACTTCAGGCAATCGGTCATGGTGCCAACGATGCACAAAATGCCATGGGTATGATTACAGCAATGCTTTTTGCGGCAGGAATTATTACGACATTTGAAGTTCCTCTCTGGGTTATTTTGTCATCCTGTCTTGCAATATCGCTTGGTACACTTCTTGGCGGGTGGAAGGTGCTTGATAAAATGGCAAACAAAATTACAAAAATCAGACCATATCAGGGAATTTCAGCTTCGATGGCAGGAAGTGGTGTACTTGCACTTATGACATCTTTTGGAGTACCTGTGTCTACAACTCATGCAATAAGCGGATCTATTATGGGTGCCGGAATCACCAGGGGTTATGCATCCGCTGTCAGATGGAGCAATGTAAGAGAGATAGTTGCTGCATGGTTCCTGACAATTCCATGTGCCGCGACTGTTTCAGGATTTGTTTACTTTATTTATGCCCTGATTTTTATCTAAAGGGCTGTTACTATCATCTCTAATATTATTTTTAGCATCATTCAAACGTAATTTTTTTTCATTTTGCATGAAAGTTACTTCGTAACTTACATGAAATCGTGCATGAAATATAATTTCATGGACGTTTTGAATGAAACTGCTGTATAAATTCGTTCAATTAGAGATTCATTTCTGAAATTTAATTGAATTAAAAAGGTTTTTTTTTATAATATGTCAATCAAAAAAAGAATATGATTATCCATAACACCAAAAAGAGGATTTCAATTGTATCACTTGCCTTAACAGTTATACTGTCAGGTCTTGTTATTGTATCCGGATGTACTGGTTTTGAAGATTCATCTCAAAACAGCACTGATATTTCAAATTTAGATGTAAACTCAGCCCCATATGAGATAGATTATTCAGATTCATACAACTGGCTTTCACTTCCTGAAATTGAAAAGCAGGTTGATGTTTTCTATGTTTATCCAACAGTCAGCAATAATGAATCAGGCTATATGCTGATTACAGACGATACTGACAGGGCTCTTGCACAGGGAATTCTAAAAGCACAGGCCAGCGTTTATGAGTCAGATGCAAATGTATTTGCTCCGTATTACAGACAGATGTCAACAGGTGTTTCAATGACACAGAGCGGTCTTGCAACCGATACGGATGAATTCAAACGTGGTGCAGAGGATGTTTTGACAGCATTTGATTATTATATTGAAAATTTAAATGATAACCGTCCCTTTATTCTTGCAGGGCATAGTCAGGGAACAATGGCTCTTATTGAACTTATAAAAAAGCGTTTTGGAGATGATGAAGCTCTTAAAAACCGTCTTGTCGCGGCCTATTTAATTGGATATACTGTGACAGATGATGATTTAAACAAAGCAAATCTTACTCCTGCAATCTCTTCAGACGATACTGGAGTTGTAATAACATACAATACCCAGTCGCCAACTTCTGAAGGCGGTCCTATGCTTATGGAAGGTGCGCACTGTATAAATCCGCTCAACTGGAAGACAGATTCAACATATGCATCCGCTTCAGAAAACCTTGGTGCACGTTTTTATGATGATTCAACCGGAGAATTTTTAAGAGAAGTTGCAAATTATTCTGATGCAAAGATAAATCCTGATACAAAAGCTCTTGAAACTACAATTCCAAAAGGAGAACAACTTGACATCGGTCCTTATACAGAAGGTGTGTATCATCGCTACGATTATGCTTTCTGGTATAGAAACCTTGAACAAAATGTCGGGGTAAGAATAGCGGCCTATCTGGCAAATCAGTAAATTAGAATTGTTGAAATGAACTCAAATTATTAAAATAAAAATTTAAAGGATTGAGATAAAAAATCAGAATAATTAAAATGAAAATCTGAAAAGAATTAAAAATTGAACTTAAATTAATTTTTTTCAATTCTTTTTGTTATTTTTATGTATTATTTTTCTTTAATTTCGATTCGTTTTGATAATATCTGCACATTTTTTTTATTTTACAAACAGCACATGATGGATTTTTCGCCTTGCAGACAAGTCGTCCATGTGATATTAAAAGAAAGTTAATCTCTCCCCACACAGATTCTTTAAAAAGAGATTTCAAATCAGTTTCGATTTTGTCCGGATCATTGTTTTTAGTAAATCCAAGGCGAACTGAAAGCCTTTTTACATGTGTGTCGACTGCTATTCCCTCATTTATTCCATAAGCATGATTCAGGACGATGTTTGCTGTTTTTCTTCCAACACCGGGAAGTTTTACAAGTTCATCAATAGTTTTTGGAACAAAACACCCATAATTTTCAGAAAGCATCTGTGAGGCTGATATTATGTGCTTCGCTTTTGCATGATAAAATCCTGTACTTTTAATTATTTCCTCCACTTCCAAAATATCGGCAGAGGCTAAACTTTTGCAGTCAGGATATTTTGAAAACAGTGCATTTTTGACGCTGTTGACATTTTTGTCAGTCGTCTGCGCTGAAAGAATAGTCATTATTAGAATTTGAAACGGATTTTCAAATTCAAGAAAGCATAAATTCGTATCTTCTTTTAAGTAAATTTTTCTAAGAGCCAGATAAATTCTGCATGCATCATCAGTCTGCATAAAAATGTAATGGGGTAGGGCAGATTCGAACTGCCGTCAAAGCGTCCCAAACGCTCTAGGATGGACCAGGCTACCCTACTACCCCGTTTGTGACATCATATATTTCTCTGTCCGGTTAAAAAATATGCCGGTTTAAGTCTGGTAATAGAAGTTAAAGTAAAATTATTGCAGTGGATTTTTGACACCATCGGCTATAACAACAGATCCAAATAATTTGCCTTTTAAAAGCACATTTTTCAGATTTTCAGGGTCTTTTCCATCAATTACCAAAAGAGGTATTCTGCTTCTCTGAATGATTTTTGCCGCAACAAGGTCAATTACATTGTTTGACCCCGCACCCATAGTTCCTGCAGATACAATATCTATCAGTTTTTCAGGCGTAATTGAGTCAAATTTGACTGCGTCTTTGTTATTTTTTGGATCTTTGGAATAAATGCCGTCAATTGAAGTCAGATTTATTAAAAGATCAGCCCTCAGTCTTTCTGCAAGAACGGCTGATACCGCATCAGTTGTCTGTCCGGGTGTAACACCGCCCATTAGAACAATTTTTCCAGATTCTGCGTATTTTAAGGCATCTGTGTAGTTTTCTGCAACCGCAGGATATGCCAAATCCCCAAGTGCCCAGCATAGAAGCGATGCATTGATTCTTGTAATAAGAATCCCAAGTTCATCAGATGTTGCCTCATCAATTCCAAGCGAGCGCGCCGCACCTATGTATCTTCTGGCCTCCCCGCCTCCTCCTATGACAACAAAGATCTGATATTTTGAAGAGATTTCTTTTAAAACATCGCGATAATTTTCAATTTTATTTGATTCAAGTGAAGGAACAAGAATAGAACCGCCAAGCGATAATACAATTTTTTTCATATTGGAACTAAACTTTGGTTATAATAGCATATATTCTTTCCAAAGAATCATAACTCATTCAAATGATACATGAAAAAAACTAAAAACGCAAAAAGCACTGATAAATAATGATTTTTCAATTTTAATTTACATTTTTTTGTTAATTTTTTTTGTTAATTTTTTTTTGATACATTTTTTAAAAGTTCCTTTGATAGTAAATATCATAAACCCGTGCGGCAAAGACTGGGATAACAACCGGGGGTGATGAAATTTGCATGAAGCACTTCTTTATGAAAAAGAAGAGAATAAATTTGTAAAATGTGGTCTTTGTAGTCACAGATGCAAAATTGCAGAAAATAAAACCGGCATATGTGGTGTAAGAATAAACCGCGGAGGTGTTCTTTATGCTGAAAGCTATGGCAAAATCAGTGCAGAGGCAATAGATCCAATTGAAAAAAAACCTCTGTATCATTTTCTTCCCGGAACCAATGTCTATTCACTCGGTAGTATAGGATGCAATTTCAGATGCTCACACTGTCAGAACTGGGAGATATCGCAGAATAAATCAGCAGACTTCCTACAATTTTTAAGCCCCGAAATGGGTGTTTTAAAGGCGAAAGAGTATAACTGCAAAAGCATTGCATGGACATACAATGAGCCTACAATCTGGCATGAATACACAATGGATATGGGAAAAACCGCCAGAGAAGAAAATCTTGGAACGGTATATGTCACAAACGGATATATGACAGAAGAGGCAGTATCTGATCTTTCAAGAATGCTTAATGCATTCCGGGTTGACATAAAGGCATTTTCAGATGAATTTTACAAGAAAGTCTGCAAGGCAAAACTATCACCTGTCCTTGATGCAACAATAAAGGCAAAAGAGTGCAGGATGCACATCGAAATCGTAAATCTTCTGATTCCCGGCCTTAATGATTCTCCGAAAGAGTTAAAAGAACTTATCAGGTGGATTTATGAAAATATTGGAGAGGATACACCTGTTCATTTCACAAGATTTCATCCGGACTATAAAATGAGTGATATTGGGCCAACTCCAATAAAAACACTTGAAAAAACATACATGCTTGCAAAAGAGGAGGGATTAAGATACCCCTACCTTGGAAATATCGCTTCACATCCGTTTAACAATACCTGGTGCCATAAATGCGGTTCTCTTCTTATTGAAAGAAGTGGATTTTCGCAGAAGAACGTAAATCTGAAAGGAAATATTTGCAGGATATGTGGAGCGAAAATACCGGTTATAACAACAACTGAAGGAATTATCTGACTGAACAGAGATCATACATCATATTTTATAAGGAAACATGAAGTTCATGAAATTTACTTATTTTTCCGGCGATGACCGGTTTAATATGATATAATGCGGCAACTCATATGTTGTTTTTCAAGGGGGAGAAATGACTGATAAAAGTACATTTTTAACTGACCGTATGTTAGGTGCACTTACACGTTATCTGAGATTTTTAGGATATGATACAAAAAGTGCTGATATATTAAGTAATGGAAACAGCAATGAAGATACAATTCTTCTAAAGATTGCAAAAGATGAGGGCAGATATCTTCTGACACGAGACAAAGAGCTTTTTATGAGAGGAAGAAGTGATTCAGCAGTCTATATTGAGTCTGATGAAGTGCTTAGTCAGATAAAGCAGCTTTTCAATTCAGGTCTTATTGATGAAGAATTTTTCTTTGGGATGCAAAGATGTGTAGTCTGTAATTTAAAACTTCGTCCTGCAACAGAAAAAGAGGTCGAAACAGCCTCTTATGCTCCAAAAAGAAAGGAATTTCTGCATTTTATGTGGTGTGAGAAATGTAAAAAGTTATACTGGCCGGGTACACATTCATTAAATATGCAAAAAAGACTTGCAAAAATATTTGAAAATCAGGTGCATGAAAAAATAGATTGAATTTATCTGCCAGACAAAATTCATGAACCAAATGTTTCAGAAAAGGTATGTATTACTTATCTTTCACCATTTTAACTAAGCCCTACAGCCATCCCTGTTTTTTCCAGTGCATGTATTCATGTGTCCATTCATCTTTATTTTGTGTAACCAGATATTTCATCCTCTCTTTCATTTCAAGATGAACATTTTCCTGGTCCGGCCACGTCATTTTCGCATTAATTGCCTCTACCAGATCTTCACCCATTGAAAATGCCTGCTCTTCAGCATTGGAAAAACCGTCAGGATTTGGACCAATGTCAATACTTACTTTCCCAACTGTGTTTGCGCCAAGAATATGAAGTGTGTTGTTTAAATAATCGCATATGGAATCCGAGTTTGAACCACCGGCGGTTGATACTGAAAATCCATATTTTCCAGTAAATCTCTGGCAGTGGATTGAGTCTGCAAGCCTGTCTAAAAATACTTTCATCTGTGCCGATACAGAATTGATATAATTAGGTGATCCGAGAATTATTCCGTCACAGGTTAAAATATCATCAAAAATTTCCTGAAAGTCATCTTTATGGATACATTTTCCTTCTTTGTAGCATACATTGCATCCTGTACAAAATTTAATCCTTTTCTTCCCAAGATCATAGAGAACAGTTTTTGCTCCCTTATTCTCAGCACCCAAAAGCCCTTTTTTTACAAGCGTCATTGTAGAGCTTTTTTTGCCTCTCGGACTTGCACAAATTCCAATTATCTTCATCTGTAATCCTCCGTTATATCAACACCAATTCCGTATAATGTGTCACAGTCACCATCAAGATTTACTGTAAATACTTTATGATCACCAGCGTCAATCACTTCAAAAAATTCACTTTTTGTATCAACAATACTACCTGAATCTGATTCTTTTAAGTTGCACCTGATCATTACATTTTTTGCATCGTCTTTTCCTGTGTTTTTAATATCAATTGTTGATGTATAGTAACATGAACCATCAGATCTGTAATGTTTCTCTAAAAGAGAGACTGTCTTAGTAAAACTTGTCTGTGAAGCAGATTCATCTGACTGCGTTGTCGTACATCCTGAAAATGCGGTAACTGTAGCAATAAAAACAATTATTATTGCTGTAATTAAGACCTTTTGAATATATTTGAGTTGCATTAAACATCACCTTTCTAATTTAGTCATTATCAATGCAAAGCAAATAAAGGTTTTTTTATAAAATGAAAAATGTATCCTGTGAAAATTCTACACGAAAATTACTTCATAACTTACATGAAACTTTTACATGAAATATAATTTTATGAACGATTTTTTATTAAAGTCAAAATACCAAAATGCTTAACCAAATTGCCTGTTTACTGACTTCATCTGATTCATGTAAACAATAAATATTGAATAATTACCAGTAATACTATATTACAAAAATACGAATATATCCGGTGATTTATTAATGAAAACAATAATTCTTGCAGGCGGGACAGGCACAAGACTCTGGCCACTTTCACGTGAATATTATCCAAAACAGTTTTTAAACTTTGACGGCAATTCTCTGTTTCAGGAGACTTTTTTAAGAGCATTAAAACTCTGCAGTCCTGAAGAGATAATAGTAGTCACAGGTGAATTGTACCAGTTTCTCGTTAAAAACCAGATAGAGGATTTGGGTTTTTCAATACCTGATGAACATATTTTAAAAGAACCCTGTGGCAAAAATACTCTGCCTGCAATTTTATGGGGCGTAAATAAGTTTGTAAAAGAGTCTGGTGATGATGAAATAATTGTTTTTCCAAGCGATCATGTTTTATCAGAAGACGCTGTGTCTGTATTCAAAAAGTCTGCAGAGTTAGCAAAGGAAAATATTGTTGTGTTCGGCGTAAAGCCTGATTCACCAAACACCGGTTACGGATACATAAAACCTGGTAAAAAACTTCCTTTTGGTTCAATTGTAGATGAATTTAAGGAAAAACCGGATTTAGCTCTTGCAGAAGAGTATGTAAAGGCAGGATATTTATGGAACAGTGGAATTTTCATGTTCTCATCAGAAGTTTTTCTGTCTGAAACAAAAATTTATCAGCCTAAGCTTTCTTCTGCTTTTGAAACAGATAATCCCAATTACAGCACACTTGAATCAATATCTATAGATTACGGGCTTTTGGAGAAATCAGAACGTTGCGCAGTTGTTCCTCTTGATTGTTTATGGAGTGATCTTGGAAGTTTTAAGTCACTTTATCAGACAAAAAAATGTGATGAAACCGGCAACGCAGGGGAGGGTGTTTTCTTAAATTCCAAAGGAAATTATGTCTCTTCCGGCGGAAAAAAAGTAGCTCTTGTAGGAATTGAAAACACAGCAGTTATTGATTCCGGAGATGCACTTTTGGTCTGCAATATGGAGTGCACAGAATCTGTCAAGGATATTGTGCAACATTATCGTGATATTGGAGACGATGTTGCAAAGTACCATCTGACTGTGAACCGGCCCTGGGGTTCATATACCATTCTTGAATCACATGACTTTCATAAGATTAAAAGGGTCTCAGTAAAACCAGGAAGCGTTCTTTCACTTCAGAGGCATCATCACAGAAGTGAGCACTGGGTTGTTGTAAGCGGAAGTGCAGAAGTAACTGTTAATTCCGAGACAAAAACACTTTCAAGAGGTCAGAGCACATATGTCCCTGCCGGAGTTGTGCACAGGCTTGCAAATTATGGAAAAATTCCATTGGAGGTAATCGAAGTTCAGATTGGCGAGTACCTCGGAGAAGACGATATTGAAAGATTTGAAGATAAATACGGCAGAGTCTGATTTTCATGACATCTGTGTATTAAAAAATTAGTTTAATGGATTTTTTCTTAATTTTCAGCCCTTAAAAAATCTGCTTTTTTTATGAAATAATATCCTACTGTCAAAGAAAATATTATAGCACCAATTCCGATAAGTTCAAATTCTGTTGCGGTTGCAGGGTCTATTACAATTATTTTTCTTGAAACTGCAATTATTGCCAATATTATTACTATTCCAACCTCTATTTTCTTTGTCTCAATAAATGACTTTATTGTATCCATTAATTCAAGACCTATTAAAATAAGAAGGAAAAATTCAAAAAAGCTCAAAATACCCATTGTTTCAAGAAGAAACGGAGTTTCATCATAGAAGAGATCATAGCTTACAATTGCTATCAGTTCATAAAGTGAAAATAATGTAACAAAAGTCAGCACTATCATCAAAATCATATAAATCACAATTTCGATGTTTGTTATTGTATTTACGATTCTCTGGTGCATTTTCCCGTTAGAAGTGTGCAATCTAATATTATTTAATTTTAGTGCAGTATTTTTTTCTTTTTCATTTTTTTGCATTTTATTTATGTAAATGCTCTGCACAAAAGTCAGTTCTTACAATTTTTGGACCAGACAAATCAACTGCATAATGACAGGGGTTTGCCATTAAGTCTGCAATGTTAACCTTCATTTCAATCAGGCTTTCATAACTGAAAAGTTCTGAGCTTACATCATTTCCTAAAATATATGATACCTGAAGTCCTGTGGGGCTTTTTTTAACGCTTATTATCTCTTCCATATTTATTCTCTGTCGGGCTTATAAAAAAAAGTTCATGAAACAAATGTTTCATGCATACTTCTTCAAATCACAATCTGGTTTAGGTGCAAATATAATTTGCTGTATTTTTTTAATTGTGTACTCAACCATTTTTCACTCAATAATGCCTGTTTTGCAATAATAATGAATCTTATGAACAGCGATTCCTAAAACTGTGAATACAGATGTGATAAATACCCACCATCCTATAAGAAAAATTATGCAGACTGTGGTCATTTCAAAATGATGCACTGAGAAGAAATGATAATCATAACCAACAAGAGCAGGTGTTAAACTAATAAAAAACTCAGGTAGTGAGATTAAAAATAATATTACGCCAAAAATTAAAAAGCATCCAAAAATTTCAATTAATGCTTTTCTAAATACTGAAAAAGAGCTTAGCAATGCAGAAATTATGTTTTTATTTTCTAATACTATCCCCGGAATAGTGAAAAGTGTCATTAAAAACAAAGCTGAGCTGATAATAATTTTAATGAAGATATGATTTTGTGCTGAAAGCACTATATCCGGAATATAATATATGAATGGAATGTATAGAACAGAGGCAAACCAGGGATATATATGTGTGTATAAATGACTATGAGTTAAAACTGTATACAGTGCAGTTCCTGCAAGTGCGATTATAAATGACCATCCAAAAACCTGATAGAAGTGACTTTTAAGCACTGATAAACTTAATTTTAGATCAACGTAGCCTTTTGTTTTTGCTAATGATAAATTAATCAACAAGTCTGCAAGAAGAAGATTTATGGCTGAAAACGCTAGCAATTCAATTGAAAACGTAAACAAAAGCCCTTGTAGGTAACCTAAAGTCCAGTACGTATGGCTGTCTGCTAAACTCATAAGATTAATTTCCAAAACAAACATAGCAAGAATTATAAGACCTGCTATGAATGAGAACCAGAAAAGCTTTTTGTTTTGGAACAGTGTTTGAATGCTTTTTTTGGCAATTATAACACCGTTTTTTATTCTGAAATTCTTTTTTTCACCGCCTCCGGAATTAATTTCAGTTGAATCA
The genomic region above belongs to Methanomicrobium antiquum and contains:
- a CDS encoding DUF3089 domain-containing protein is translated as MIIHNTKKRISIVSLALTVILSGLVIVSGCTGFEDSSQNSTDISNLDVNSAPYEIDYSDSYNWLSLPEIEKQVDVFYVYPTVSNNESGYMLITDDTDRALAQGILKAQASVYESDANVFAPYYRQMSTGVSMTQSGLATDTDEFKRGAEDVLTAFDYYIENLNDNRPFILAGHSQGTMALIELIKKRFGDDEALKNRLVAAYLIGYTVTDDDLNKANLTPAISSDDTGVVITYNTQSPTSEGGPMLMEGAHCINPLNWKTDSTYASASENLGARFYDDSTGEFLREVANYSDAKINPDTKALETTIPKGEQLDIGPYTEGVYHRYDYAFWYRNLEQNVGVRIAAYLANQ
- a CDS encoding inorganic phosphate transporter; its protein translation is MDIIVILLGITLALLFNFVNGLNDAANSIATVVATKALSPFKAVLMASVCNMIGPLLFSTAIAKTIGKGIVESSFLTTHLILAAMVGAVLWVFLASYFGVPVSSSHALVGGLVGAGIVMGGMGSIIWPDLSSVFLLFIYAVAGGLALAAIFIVIGRHHGEEWGKYFAISFLAGFSLTVPLLIISGAVKVSGIFAVVVFIVVSPMLGMISAFLLGVAIMWIFRKKSPKKIERGFRPFQILTGGLQAIGHGANDAQNAMGMITAMLFAAGIITTFEVPLWVILSSCLAISLGTLLGGWKVLDKMANKITKIRPYQGISASMAGSGVLALMTSFGVPVSTTHAISGSIMGAGITRGYASAVRWSNVREIVAAWFLTIPCAATVSGFVYFIYALIFI
- a CDS encoding Mut7-C RNAse domain-containing protein; this translates as MTDKSTFLTDRMLGALTRYLRFLGYDTKSADILSNGNSNEDTILLKIAKDEGRYLLTRDKELFMRGRSDSAVYIESDEVLSQIKQLFNSGLIDEEFFFGMQRCVVCNLKLRPATEKEVETASYAPKRKEFLHFMWCEKCKKLYWPGTHSLNMQKRLAKIFENQVHEKID
- the amrS gene encoding AmmeMemoRadiSam system radical SAM enzyme, translating into MHEALLYEKEENKFVKCGLCSHRCKIAENKTGICGVRINRGGVLYAESYGKISAEAIDPIEKKPLYHFLPGTNVYSLGSIGCNFRCSHCQNWEISQNKSADFLQFLSPEMGVLKAKEYNCKSIAWTYNEPTIWHEYTMDMGKTAREENLGTVYVTNGYMTEEAVSDLSRMLNAFRVDIKAFSDEFYKKVCKAKLSPVLDATIKAKECRMHIEIVNLLIPGLNDSPKELKELIRWIYENIGEDTPVHFTRFHPDYKMSDIGPTPIKTLEKTYMLAKEEGLRYPYLGNIASHPFNNTWCHKCGSLLIERSGFSQKNVNLKGNICRICGAKIPVITTTEGII
- a CDS encoding DUF47 domain-containing protein, whose protein sequence is MKDWLIPQDKHFFDLFEQQAEVLKQAADHLYCMIENFDDIKNMCHKMKTYEHAGDDITHSLYQLLNKSFITPIEPEEISRLATGMDDVIDAIDDTSRKMFFYDIGTTDKYMLESAKLIRLQAESLEQAVLGIRDMKNPKKISDHCIEINRLENLADDVLAVALQDLFKTNDAIRIVKFKDIYETLEFTTDRCEDVANVLGDIAIKHT
- the pyrH gene encoding UMP kinase, which gives rise to MKKIVLSLGGSILVPSLESNKIENYRDVLKEISSKYQIFVVIGGGGEARRYIGAARSLGIDEATSDELGILITRINASLLCWALGDLAYPAVAENYTDALKYAESGKIVLMGGVTPGQTTDAVSAVLAERLRADLLINLTSIDGIYSKDPKNNKDAVKFDSITPEKLIDIVSAGTMGAGSNNVIDLVAAKIIQRSRIPLLVIDGKDPENLKNVLLKGKLFGSVVIADGVKNPLQ
- the nth gene encoding endonuclease III, with protein sequence MQTDDACRIYLALRKIYLKEDTNLCFLEFENPFQILIMTILSAQTTDKNVNSVKNALFSKYPDCKSLASADILEVEEIIKSTGFYHAKAKHIISASQMLSENYGCFVPKTIDELVKLPGVGRKTANIVLNHAYGINEGIAVDTHVKRLSVRLGFTKNNDPDKIETDLKSLFKESVWGEINFLLISHGRLVCKAKNPSCAVCKIKKMCRYYQNESKLKKNNT
- a CDS encoding flavodoxin family protein, with the translated sequence MKIIGICASPRGKKSSTMTLVKKGLLGAENKGAKTVLYDLGKKRIKFCTGCNVCYKEGKCIHKDDFQEIFDDILTCDGIILGSPNYINSVSAQMKVFLDRLADSIHCQRFTGKYGFSVSTAGGSNSDSICDYLNNTLHILGANTVGKVSIDIGPNPDGFSNAEEQAFSMGEDLVEAINAKMTWPDQENVHLEMKERMKYLVTQNKDEWTHEYMHWKKQGWL
- a CDS encoding HAD family hydrolase, which encodes MKQKIPAGVRPKAILFDMDNTLYDFSDAKLKACTGVTDHIGAGTGEELLRYFLFGSYGFEDHGNIKQFMNDKNVWDEDTFMSAVSLYESLKLESLIAYPGVYETLPVIQDAGISMSIVTDAESSQAKKRLEKLGLRKYFSDIITPDVSGKRKPEPDTFLMALDKLSTKPSDSMVVGDSPRREIEPCNRLGITTIYAEYGDWLKIPSPNTIPDYTIKNFSEITGILKL